The genomic segment TGGGTCAGCGTGTCCACGCCGACGTTGGCCGTCAGCGGACGGGGCATGGACAGGGTCAGCGTGTAGTCGACGAAGGCCGCCGCGGGCAGCAGATGGGCATCCAGGATCATCATCTTCACGTTGCGCCGCGTATCCGTGATGACCGTCACCCGGGTCATTTCGCTACCCGTTCCGGCCGTCGTGGGAACGGCGAACAGCGGCACGCCGGGCCGGGGAATCCGGTGATAGCCCGCGTATGCGGACAGGGGTCCGTCGTTGGCGGCCATGACCGCGATGGCTTTCCCCGCGTCTATGCTGCTGCCGCCGCCGACCGCAATGACGACTTCGCAGCCGTTTTCGTTGAGCAGGGCGAGCCCTTCCTCGACGTTCACGTCCGTGGGCTCGGGGGTCACGCCGCCGTAGACGCAGGCTTCTATGCCCGCCTGGCGGCATCGGTCCACCATGCGGGCGGGCAGGCCCTGTTCGACGAGGTAGGGATCGGAGACCACCAGCACGTTTTTCAGTCCGGCGCGGACGGCCTGGGGGGCCGCTTCGTCGAATGCGCCCGCACCACTGAAGATGATCGGAGGGATATTGATCTGCACGGGACCGTTCACCGTCAGGTAACTCCCTTGATGACGGCGCTGTACTGCCGGAATGAACCGGACTGCACGACCTCGCGCAGCGCGTGTACGGCCGTGTGCAGTTCTTCGTAGGTCGTGTAAAGCGGAGCGATGCCCAGCCTGATGTTGTCGGGCATGCGGAAATCGGAAATCACCTGTCTTTCCTCCCGGATCGCCTGGTCGATGCGATATCCTTCGGCATGGCCGAAGGAGACGTGCGACCCCCGGCGTGCGCCGTTCCGGGGTGAATTCAGCGTGAATCCGAGGGGCGCCAGTTCAGACGCCCAGAGGGCGACCAGGTATTCGGACTGGCTCAGCGACTTGGCGCGCGCGGGCTCCACGCCGGCTTCGAGCGCGAGATCCACGCCGGGTTCGATCATGGCCAGGGAGAGGACGGACGGCGTGCCCGTCAAATAACGGTCGATGCCGGTCGCCGGTTCGAATTCGGTATCGAAATAGAACTGTTTCCGGTGGCCGAACCAGCCTGAAATCGGATTGTCCAGCCTGGCCTGCAGGTCTTCGCGGACGTAAAGGAACGCCGGAGCCCCGGGCCCGCCGTTCAGGTACTTGTACGTGGAACCCACCGCCAGTTCGATGCCCAGGTCGTGGCAAGCCATGGGTACGACGCCGGCGGAGTGACTCAGGTCCCACAGGATCATCGCGTCCCGGCCGTGGGCGATCCCGGTGATCCGCGCCATGTCGTACAAGTAACTGGACTTGTACATGACGTGGGAGAGGAGCACCAGGGCGGTGTCGCCGTCGATGGCCCGGTCGAGGGCCTCCTCGGACACGGCAAAGCCGTTGTCCACGGGGAGTACGACCAGTTCGTACGCGGGATCGAGCAGATCCGCCACGGCCTTCAGGATATAGATGTCGGACGGGAAGTTCACGCTGTCGGTTACGATGCGGCGCCGCCCGGGCCGCTCCTTCAACGCACCGGCAATCAGCTTGAAGAGGTTGACCGACGTCGAGTCGGCGATGATCACCTCGTCGGGCCGGGCGCCGATCAGGCCGGCCAGCTTGCCGCCGATACGCCTCGAAAGCCCCATCCATTCGTCATTCCAGGCCCGTATGAGCCGGTTCCCCCACTGATGACGGATCAACCGGTCCATCAGGGGGATGGCGTCCCTTGGAACCCGCCCGAGGGAATTGCCGTCCAGGTATATCAGTCCGGGATCGTCGATCAGAAAGCGATCCCGGAACCCGCCCAGGTCATCGCGGCGGTCCAGTTCTCGCGCGTACTCGAGCGACGGGTCGAAATCCAAACACCTACCTCCACGGGCCGTGGTGTCGCGGGAATGCGGCTGAATGGTTGGCGGAAAAGGAAAAACCGGAATGTATACGGAGGGGGAGGCCGGGACAAGTGGAATGTCAACGCCCTGTCGCGCGGCCCGTGCTCATCGGCTGGCCCGCCTGGTCATGCTCATCGGCTGGCCCGCCTGGCCCGTTCGTCCTGCTCCAGGGATCGCGGCTGGGTGTCGAAGATGTTCAGATCGACGAAGGCCATCGCCCGGGCCAGCGTTTCGCGACTGCGCACCAGCAGGGATTGTGTATACGGGGTGTCTTCGGCGCAGAAACCCGTCGCGGCGAGATCGACGGCATCCGCCAGATAAAGCGCTCGTTCGCAGTGAAACTGCTGCGAAACGACGATGACGCGGTCCAGTCCGAACACCTTCTTCGCCCTGAAGACGGAGTCCAGGGTCCGCACGCCGGCATAGTCGAGCATGATGAAGTCTTCCGGCACACCCAGTTCGACCAGGTCCCGCTGCATGGTTGTGGTCTCGTCATAGTATTGTGTGGAAGCGTCCCCGCTGACGAGAATGGCCCTGACCCGTCCGGCGTGAAACAACTCGGCCGCGGCCTCGATGCGCGCGCGGTAGTACTGGTTGACGTGCCCCTCGGCGTACTTGGAAGTGCCCAGTACGAGTCCCACCTGGCATTCGGGCGTTTCCTCGGCCAGGTAGTACAGACGGGCGGATGCGTTGCGGGTAATGGCGAAGTCGTTCAACAGGGCTGCGAAGAGACCGGTCATGGCGAGCGCCGTAAGGACCTTGGTCCATACCGGCAGATGGCGAAATGCAGGTTGGTTTCGCATTGAAACTGGCGATTTCTGGGGAATTGGATCTTTGAGAGAAGAATGACTGGGGTTATACTGTCATACTATCTGGCACGGTCAATGTCGTCAAGCGATAAACCTGGTTTTTGTGTTATTTCGATGTAAAGCGTTGTGTTTTGTCTATTGATGCCGGAGTGATTCCAACATGCTTAAACGAATACCCGTCTTGCTACTCCCCGTGATCCGGCTGCTTCCTGTGATCTGGCTGCTTCCTATGATCTGGCTGCTCCCCGTCGCCGCGGCGGACAGCGGGCAGGACGTGGCGGGCGAAGGGGCGCCGATGACCGTGCTGTTCTATGGCAACAGCCTTACGGCGGGGTTCGGGGTCGATCCCGACAAGGCGTTTCCGCAACTCGTGCAAATGAAGATCGACGGGCTCGGCTGGCCGTTCAAGGTGATCAACGGCGGTGTGGGCGGGGAGACCACGGCGGGCGGCCTGAGCCGTATCGACTGGGTGCTGCAGAACCGTCCGGACGTGTTCATCCTCGAACTCGGCGGGAACGACGGGCTTCGGGGCGTCGACCCCCGCGTCACCCGCCGGAACCTGCGGGCCATCATCCGGCGCGTCCGGGAACGGTATCCAGAGACGAAGATCATTCTCGCCGGCATGCAGGCCCCGCCCAATATGGGCCAGCGCTTTGTGTCCGAGTTCAGGGAGATCTACCTGGAGCTGGCGGAATCGGAGCGTGTCTCGCTGATCCCCTTCATTCTCGAAGGCGTCGGCGGCATACCGGAACTGAATCAGCCGGATGGCATCCATCCGACCGCGGAAGGGCACGCGATCATGGCCGAGCTGGTCTGGAAGGCGCTCGAGCCGGTTCTGAAGAAACTTCTGCCCTGATCCGCCGGATCGTCTAGATTTCCGCCCGAAGCACTTCCAGCGGGGACTGGCGGTAGATGCCGGCGCTGGCGGCCATGCCCACCAGGATGGTGATCGACGCGATCCCACCGACCACGGCCAGCACGGGGATGTAGGC from the Gemmatimonadota bacterium genome contains:
- a CDS encoding iron-containing alcohol dehydrogenase — protein: MPAVQRRHQGSYLTVNGPVQINIPPIIFSGAGAFDEAAPQAVRAGLKNVLVVSDPYLVEQGLPARMVDRCRQAGIEACVYGGVTPEPTDVNVEEGLALLNENGCEVVIAVGGGSSIDAGKAIAVMAANDGPLSAYAGYHRIPRPGVPLFAVPTTAGTGSEMTRVTVITDTRRNVKMMILDAHLLPAAAFVDYTLTLSMPRPLTANVGVDTLTHGIEAYVSRKNVTMTDALALSCVDLVGRHLVRAWKHPGDHEARGGMMEAASLGGMAFSNSSVCLVHGMSRPLGAVFHLPHGLSNSVLLPAVTRFSAPAAPERYAVLARKLGWAGEGDDACRACDLLIDGLRKLNDTVEIPGLRDCGISKAALTGALDKMADDALASGSPQNNPRVPTADEIKSLYLEAY
- a CDS encoding arylesterase, giving the protein MLKRIPVLLLPVIRLLPVIWLLPMIWLLPVAAADSGQDVAGEGAPMTVLFYGNSLTAGFGVDPDKAFPQLVQMKIDGLGWPFKVINGGVGGETTAGGLSRIDWVLQNRPDVFILELGGNDGLRGVDPRVTRRNLRAIIRRVRERYPETKIILAGMQAPPNMGQRFVSEFREIYLELAESERVSLIPFILEGVGGIPELNQPDGIHPTAEGHAIMAELVWKALEPVLKKLLP
- the kynU gene encoding kynureninase, with protein sequence MDFDPSLEYARELDRRDDLGGFRDRFLIDDPGLIYLDGNSLGRVPRDAIPLMDRLIRHQWGNRLIRAWNDEWMGLSRRIGGKLAGLIGARPDEVIIADSTSVNLFKLIAGALKERPGRRRIVTDSVNFPSDIYILKAVADLLDPAYELVVLPVDNGFAVSEEALDRAIDGDTALVLLSHVMYKSSYLYDMARITGIAHGRDAMILWDLSHSAGVVPMACHDLGIELAVGSTYKYLNGGPGAPAFLYVREDLQARLDNPISGWFGHRKQFYFDTEFEPATGIDRYLTGTPSVLSLAMIEPGVDLALEAGVEPARAKSLSQSEYLVALWASELAPLGFTLNSPRNGARRGSHVSFGHAEGYRIDQAIREERQVISDFRMPDNIRLGIAPLYTTYEELHTAVHALREVVQSGSFRQYSAVIKGVT